One Branchiostoma floridae strain S238N-H82 chromosome 1, Bfl_VNyyK, whole genome shotgun sequence genomic region harbors:
- the LOC118421852 gene encoding apoptosis-stimulating of p53 protein 2-like isoform X4, with the protein MATRQQQQIESQQQMLVAKEQRLKFLKQQDKAQQEMAEENERLRMLRDKVESQEMKLRKLRSLRGQAEQQRTTNSNLSSELESVRQLFSEKQKELAAAVSRVDGLTKQLEDLRTGKVNGYNGDISHAASMSAELERLRKELMIRNRLNDQQNAKLQAQRESLNQRNNEMSFMDKRIAELTDRLRKKKAAQQQRQPNKANQNDSESPTKGQPGKAQNIAAVEPYIQQPKQSRDNLKPNGRAYTEPIKEMPNDGDLKQGNYLPNGGLPVMPTHFTPEKSNFTPSKGHSEAYAVMEETLKSVEGEPSQLKSPYGKGQSPKSKDYGVGLSLAPRPFVPGGTTLKSYGSDSSMSSQASGRGQPEGVNDNSARSSPVVEGRAVNGQGNNHIATQNSRPNYLNVEGATMGRLSPQLERKPKDGGLYVAKDRPHSSYELLDMIREQDSAAMRKNYHSSSDLPGDTQREQGSSKKMPPKTRPKPSNGHKNSSQPDGPSPSISGSSSKLDTSPKALDTALAILKGGNRPPVSSPGYTSYRSGPHVTRAGFTSPTTSDALSFPSPGQQQGRTDKSMVRAVTVSTSQAAGEGSQTLRPLSSTSSQGGKVESPTATVRPLPQDGQGAMEAYAPVSSQTVPYPPNQGQAAGPYAPVSTVLSGPFPPASAHGGQPVRAPSPTKQGHYQQEPSPTQTSSQGRMGQPPDSRERPPSPRKHPPQYTGPQHPAEGSQQRPSSPRKHSSPPSSQSSPPTSPSGQSASPEYIIPDDSAQARKNNVEEFQDDSFDPRRPVSPTKHLTPKPGSAYERLFPNADPEKIRRIAHAPRPLRKRHSFNEGEGSPAQQQYYRGSPPAHLAAQGPPPAYPSSPKPQEQESPASPPYGSPAPDTQQNVSPTREMPEQAQNGTQNNGQTSPQQPPPSPQQPPQQPRSPPPSQPAKPMQPEKKSNLKGRNGVKPKRNVRFDPLALLLDASLEGEFDLVQDIINQVENPSGSNDEGITALHNAICAGYHDIVTFLVEYGCDVNSQDSDGWTPLHCAASCNNMPMVELLVTGGACIFATTISDVETAAEKCEELEDGFTGCSEYLYGIQEKMGIVNGGLVYALFDYDAEEPDELQFREGEPLYVLRKGDADEIEWWWARNQEGKEGYVARNLLGMSPRIPQKRP; encoded by the exons CTTCAGAGCTGGAGTCGGTGCGCCAGCTGTTCTCGGAGAAGCAGAAGGAGCTTGCGGCGGCGGTGTCACGTGTGGACGGGCTGACGAAGCAGCTGGAGGACCTGCGGACGGGGAAGGTGAACGGGTACAACGGGGACATCTCGCACGCGGCATCCATGTCGGCGGAACTAGAGAGGCTCAGGAAAGAGCTCATG ATTCGGAACAGGCTGAATGACCAGCAAAATGCCAAACTGCAAGCACAGAGGGAGTCCCTCAACCAGCGAAACAACGAAATGTCTTTCATGGACAAGAGAATAGCCGAGCTGACGGACAGGCTCAGGAAAAAGAAAGCAGCTCAGCAGCAGCGACAGCCAAACAAGGCGAACCAGAACGACAGCGAGTCCCCAACTAAGGGCCAGCCAGGGAAGGCACAGAACATTGCCGCTGTAGAACCGTACATTCAGCAACCCAAGCAGTCCAGGGACAACCTGAAGCCCAACGGAAGGGCCTACACAGAGCCAATCAAGGAAATGCCAAACGATGGTGACCTGAAACAGGGTAATTACCTGCCCAACGGAGGACTGCCAGTCATGCCGACCCACTTTACTCCCGAGAAAAGCAATTTCACTCCTTCCAAGGGGCATTCGGAAGCCTATGCAGTAATGGAGGAAACCCTAAAGTCTGTGGAAGGAGAACCATCTCAACTTAAGTCTCCCTATGGAAAGGGACAGTCACCAAAGTCTAAGGACTATGGTGTAGGACTTAGCCTGGCACCCAGACCCTTTGTTCCTGGAGGGACAACGTTGAAATCATATGGTTCAGACTCTTCTATGAGTAGCCAGGCCAGCGGGAGGGGTCAGCCTGAAGGTGTGAATGATAACAGTGCACGCAGCTCACCTGTAGTAGAAGGGAGGGCTGTAAATGGTCAGGGAAACAACCACATTGCAACACAGAATTCTAGGCCAAATTATTTGAATGTGGAAGGCGCGACCATGGGGCGACTTAGTCCCCAACTTGAGCGCAAACCGAAGGATGGAGGGTTGTACGTGGCCAAAGATAGGCCCCACTCGAGTTACGAGCTGCTAGACATGATTAGAGAACAGGACTCAGCCGCAATGAGGAAAAACTACCACAGTTCGAGTGATTTGCCTGGAGACACACAAAGGGAACAGGGTTCTTCAAAGAAGATGCCCCCCAAAACGAGGCCCAAACCATCAAATGGCCATAAAAATAGTAGCCAACCAGATGGACCTTCCCCTTCGATTTCAGGCTCTTCAAGCAAATTAGATACCTCACCAAAAGCCCTCGACACAGCACTAGCTATCCTGAAAGGAGGCAACAGGCCGCCAGTCTCGAGTCCTGGATACACATCTTACAGGTCAGGGCCGCATGTAACTAGGGCCGGTTTCACGTCCCCTACAACAAGCGATGCTTTGTCGTTCCCATCTCCTGGCCAACAGCAGGGCAGGACAGACAAGTCGATGGTGCGGGCGGTGACGGTCAGTACGTCGCAGGCAGCCGGGGAGGGCTCTCAAACACTGCGACCCTTATCTTCCACCTCCTCTcaaggagggaaggtggagtcGCCGACGGCAACTGTACGACCACTCCCTCAGGACGGGCAGGGTGCGATGGAAGCATACGCTCCTGTCTCCTCACAAACCGTGCCATACCCACCAAACCAGGGACAGGCGGCGGGCCCGTACGCACCCGTGTCAACCGTCTTGAGCGGACCTTTCCCGCCTGCATCGGCGCACGGGGGCCAGCCTGTTCGGGCACCGTCTCCCACCAAACAGGGTCACTACCAACAGGAACCCTCCCCCACACAAACAAGCAGTCAGGGAAGAATGGGCCAACCCCCTGACTCGAGGGAAAGGCCACCCTCGCCAAGGAAGCATCCTCCTCAGTACACAGGACCTCAGCATCCAGCAGAAGGTAGCCAGCAGAGGCCATCGTCTCCGAGGAAGCACTCCAGTCCTCCTAGCTCCCAAAGCAGCCCTCCCACATCACCATCAGGACAGAGTGCCTCCCCGGAGTACATCATCCCGGATGATTCTGCGCAGGCAAGAAAAAATAATGTGGAGGAATTCCAGGATGATTCGTTTGACCCCAGGCGACCGGTCAGCCCAACTAAGCACCTCACGCCCAAGCCAGGCAGTGCCTACGAAAGGCTCTTCCCCAACGCAGACCCTGAGAAGATCCGGAGGATAGCCCACGCGCCTCGGCCACTCAGAAAGAGACACTCCTTCAATGAAGGCGAGGGTTCTCCAGCCCAACAGCAATACTATCGAGGGAGCCCTCCAGCTCACTTGGCCGCCCAGGGCCCTCCCCCCGCGTACCCAAGTTCCCCCAAACCCCAGGAACAAGAGAGCCCTGCTAGTCCTCCGTACGGCAGCCCAGCTCCAGATACACAACAGAATGTTTCCCCCACCAGAGAAATGCCGGAGCAGGCGCAGAATGGTACACAGAACAACGGGCAGACTTCGCCCCAGCAGCCACCACCATCGCCGCAGCAGCCGCCACAACAACCCCGCAGCCCACCACCCAGCCAGCCTGCCAAACCTATGCAACCAGAGAAGAAGAGCAACCTGAAGGGCAGGAACGGGGTGAAGCCCAAACGGAACGTCAGGTTCGACCCGCTGGCTCTGCTGCTGGACGCATCGCTGGAGGGAGAGTTTGACCTGGTGCAGGACATCATCAACCAG GTTGAGAATCCGAGTGGTTCAAATGACGAGGGGATCACGGCGCTGCATAACGCCATCTGTGCCGGCTACCACGACATTGTCACCTTCCTGGTGGAGTATGGGTGCGACGTCAACTCACAGGACAGCGACGGATG GACCCCTCTCCACTGTGCAGCATCCTGTAACAACATGCCCATGGTGGAGCTGCTGGTGACCGGCGGGGCCTGCATCTTCGCCACGACCATCAGTGACGTGGAGACGGCAGCAGAGAAGTGTGAGGAGCTGGAGGACGGGTTCACCGGCTGCTCCGAGTACCTGTATG GTATCCAAGAGAAGATGGGGATCGTCAACGGCGGGCTAGTCTACGCCCTGTTTGACTATGACGCAGAGGAGCCGGACGAACTCCAGTTCAGGGAGGGGGAACCCCTCTACGTGCTGCGCAAAGGCGATGCCGACGAGATCGAGTGGTGGTGGGCACGCAACCAGGAAGGGAAGGAGGGATATGTGGCCAGGAACTTACTTGGG ATGTCCCCAAGAATTCCGCAAAAACGACCTTGA
- the LOC118421852 gene encoding apoptosis-stimulating of p53 protein 2-like isoform X3, which yields MSLERRRKRLPPGLDLTLADLQEMATRQQQQIESQQQMLVAKEQRLKFLKQQDKAQQEMAEENERLRMLRDKVESQEMKLRKLRSLRGQAEQQRTTNSNLSSELESVRQLFSEKQKELAAAVSRVDGLTKQLEDLRTGKVNGYNGDISHAASMSAELERLRKELMIRNRLNDQQNAKLQAQRESLNQRNNEMSFMDKRIAELTDRLRKKKAAQQQRQPNKANQNDSESPTKGQPGKAQNIAAVEPYIQQPKQSRDNLKPNGRAYTEPIKEMPNDGDLKQGNYLPNGGLPVMPTHFTPEKSNFTPSKGHSEAYAVMEETLKSVEGEPSQLKSPYGKGQSPKSKDYGVGLSLAPRPFVPGGTTLKSYGSDSSMSSQASGRGQPEGVNDNSARSSPVVEGRAVNGQGNNHIATQNSRPNYLNVEGATMGRLSPQLERKPKDGGLYVAKDRPHSSYELLDMIREQDSAAMRKNYHSSSDLPGDTQREQGSSKKMPPKTRPKPSNGHKNSSQPDGPSPSISGSSSKLDTSPKALDTALAILKGGNRPPVSSPGYTSYRSGPHVTRAGFTSPTTSDALSFPSPGQQQGRTDKSMVRAVTVSTSQAAGEGSQTLRPLSSTSSQGGKVESPTATVRPLPQDGQGAMEAYAPVSSQTVPYPPNQGQAAGPYAPVSTVLSGPFPPASAHGGQPVRAPSPTKQGHYQQEPSPTQTSSQGRMGQPPDSRERPPSPRKHPPQYTGPQHPAEGSQQRPSSPRKHSSPPSSQSSPPTSPSGQSASPEYIIPDDSAQARKNNVEEFQDDSFDPRRPVSPTKHLTPKPGSAYERLFPNADPEKIRRIAHAPRPLRKRHSFNEGEGSPAQQQYYRGSPPAHLAAQGPPPAYPSSPKPQEQESPASPPYGSPAPDTQQNVSPTREMPEQAQNGTQNNGQTSPQQPPPSPQQPPQQPRSPPPSQPAKPMQPEKKSNLKGRNGVKPKRNVRFDPLALLLDASLEGEFDLVQDIINQVENPSGSNDEGITALHNAICAGYHDIVTFLVEYGCDVNSQDSDGWTPLHCAASCNNMPMVELLVTGGACIFATTISDVETAAEKCEELEDGFTGCSEYLYGIQEKMGIVNGGLVYALFDYDAEEPDELQFREGEPLYVLRKGDADEIEWWWARNQEGKEGYVARNLLGMSPRIPQKRP from the exons CTTCAGAGCTGGAGTCGGTGCGCCAGCTGTTCTCGGAGAAGCAGAAGGAGCTTGCGGCGGCGGTGTCACGTGTGGACGGGCTGACGAAGCAGCTGGAGGACCTGCGGACGGGGAAGGTGAACGGGTACAACGGGGACATCTCGCACGCGGCATCCATGTCGGCGGAACTAGAGAGGCTCAGGAAAGAGCTCATG ATTCGGAACAGGCTGAATGACCAGCAAAATGCCAAACTGCAAGCACAGAGGGAGTCCCTCAACCAGCGAAACAACGAAATGTCTTTCATGGACAAGAGAATAGCCGAGCTGACGGACAGGCTCAGGAAAAAGAAAGCAGCTCAGCAGCAGCGACAGCCAAACAAGGCGAACCAGAACGACAGCGAGTCCCCAACTAAGGGCCAGCCAGGGAAGGCACAGAACATTGCCGCTGTAGAACCGTACATTCAGCAACCCAAGCAGTCCAGGGACAACCTGAAGCCCAACGGAAGGGCCTACACAGAGCCAATCAAGGAAATGCCAAACGATGGTGACCTGAAACAGGGTAATTACCTGCCCAACGGAGGACTGCCAGTCATGCCGACCCACTTTACTCCCGAGAAAAGCAATTTCACTCCTTCCAAGGGGCATTCGGAAGCCTATGCAGTAATGGAGGAAACCCTAAAGTCTGTGGAAGGAGAACCATCTCAACTTAAGTCTCCCTATGGAAAGGGACAGTCACCAAAGTCTAAGGACTATGGTGTAGGACTTAGCCTGGCACCCAGACCCTTTGTTCCTGGAGGGACAACGTTGAAATCATATGGTTCAGACTCTTCTATGAGTAGCCAGGCCAGCGGGAGGGGTCAGCCTGAAGGTGTGAATGATAACAGTGCACGCAGCTCACCTGTAGTAGAAGGGAGGGCTGTAAATGGTCAGGGAAACAACCACATTGCAACACAGAATTCTAGGCCAAATTATTTGAATGTGGAAGGCGCGACCATGGGGCGACTTAGTCCCCAACTTGAGCGCAAACCGAAGGATGGAGGGTTGTACGTGGCCAAAGATAGGCCCCACTCGAGTTACGAGCTGCTAGACATGATTAGAGAACAGGACTCAGCCGCAATGAGGAAAAACTACCACAGTTCGAGTGATTTGCCTGGAGACACACAAAGGGAACAGGGTTCTTCAAAGAAGATGCCCCCCAAAACGAGGCCCAAACCATCAAATGGCCATAAAAATAGTAGCCAACCAGATGGACCTTCCCCTTCGATTTCAGGCTCTTCAAGCAAATTAGATACCTCACCAAAAGCCCTCGACACAGCACTAGCTATCCTGAAAGGAGGCAACAGGCCGCCAGTCTCGAGTCCTGGATACACATCTTACAGGTCAGGGCCGCATGTAACTAGGGCCGGTTTCACGTCCCCTACAACAAGCGATGCTTTGTCGTTCCCATCTCCTGGCCAACAGCAGGGCAGGACAGACAAGTCGATGGTGCGGGCGGTGACGGTCAGTACGTCGCAGGCAGCCGGGGAGGGCTCTCAAACACTGCGACCCTTATCTTCCACCTCCTCTcaaggagggaaggtggagtcGCCGACGGCAACTGTACGACCACTCCCTCAGGACGGGCAGGGTGCGATGGAAGCATACGCTCCTGTCTCCTCACAAACCGTGCCATACCCACCAAACCAGGGACAGGCGGCGGGCCCGTACGCACCCGTGTCAACCGTCTTGAGCGGACCTTTCCCGCCTGCATCGGCGCACGGGGGCCAGCCTGTTCGGGCACCGTCTCCCACCAAACAGGGTCACTACCAACAGGAACCCTCCCCCACACAAACAAGCAGTCAGGGAAGAATGGGCCAACCCCCTGACTCGAGGGAAAGGCCACCCTCGCCAAGGAAGCATCCTCCTCAGTACACAGGACCTCAGCATCCAGCAGAAGGTAGCCAGCAGAGGCCATCGTCTCCGAGGAAGCACTCCAGTCCTCCTAGCTCCCAAAGCAGCCCTCCCACATCACCATCAGGACAGAGTGCCTCCCCGGAGTACATCATCCCGGATGATTCTGCGCAGGCAAGAAAAAATAATGTGGAGGAATTCCAGGATGATTCGTTTGACCCCAGGCGACCGGTCAGCCCAACTAAGCACCTCACGCCCAAGCCAGGCAGTGCCTACGAAAGGCTCTTCCCCAACGCAGACCCTGAGAAGATCCGGAGGATAGCCCACGCGCCTCGGCCACTCAGAAAGAGACACTCCTTCAATGAAGGCGAGGGTTCTCCAGCCCAACAGCAATACTATCGAGGGAGCCCTCCAGCTCACTTGGCCGCCCAGGGCCCTCCCCCCGCGTACCCAAGTTCCCCCAAACCCCAGGAACAAGAGAGCCCTGCTAGTCCTCCGTACGGCAGCCCAGCTCCAGATACACAACAGAATGTTTCCCCCACCAGAGAAATGCCGGAGCAGGCGCAGAATGGTACACAGAACAACGGGCAGACTTCGCCCCAGCAGCCACCACCATCGCCGCAGCAGCCGCCACAACAACCCCGCAGCCCACCACCCAGCCAGCCTGCCAAACCTATGCAACCAGAGAAGAAGAGCAACCTGAAGGGCAGGAACGGGGTGAAGCCCAAACGGAACGTCAGGTTCGACCCGCTGGCTCTGCTGCTGGACGCATCGCTGGAGGGAGAGTTTGACCTGGTGCAGGACATCATCAACCAG GTTGAGAATCCGAGTGGTTCAAATGACGAGGGGATCACGGCGCTGCATAACGCCATCTGTGCCGGCTACCACGACATTGTCACCTTCCTGGTGGAGTATGGGTGCGACGTCAACTCACAGGACAGCGACGGATG GACCCCTCTCCACTGTGCAGCATCCTGTAACAACATGCCCATGGTGGAGCTGCTGGTGACCGGCGGGGCCTGCATCTTCGCCACGACCATCAGTGACGTGGAGACGGCAGCAGAGAAGTGTGAGGAGCTGGAGGACGGGTTCACCGGCTGCTCCGAGTACCTGTATG GTATCCAAGAGAAGATGGGGATCGTCAACGGCGGGCTAGTCTACGCCCTGTTTGACTATGACGCAGAGGAGCCGGACGAACTCCAGTTCAGGGAGGGGGAACCCCTCTACGTGCTGCGCAAAGGCGATGCCGACGAGATCGAGTGGTGGTGGGCACGCAACCAGGAAGGGAAGGAGGGATATGTGGCCAGGAACTTACTTGGG ATGTCCCCAAGAATTCCGCAAAAACGACCTTGA